In a single window of the Massilia oculi genome:
- a CDS encoding ester cyclase, whose protein sequence is MLTPQHNDDGRMAAERSAVERLYDAFSLKNPDLIDAAVTADWQDIPLAPGQGPGPEGMKPVIRQVIAAFPDVRIVIHDMVQLPGKIAVRGEITGTHRGELFGIAPTGKAVSFRIHEFHHLDGQRITTTWHMEDWFGLFLQLGRFPSL, encoded by the coding sequence ATGCTTACGCCTCAACACAACGACGATGGCCGCATGGCCGCCGAGCGCAGCGCCGTGGAACGACTCTACGACGCCTTCAGCTTGAAGAACCCCGACCTGATCGACGCCGCAGTCACCGCCGACTGGCAGGACATTCCGCTCGCGCCGGGACAGGGGCCCGGGCCGGAAGGCATGAAGCCGGTCATCCGTCAGGTCATCGCAGCATTCCCCGACGTGCGGATCGTCATTCACGACATGGTGCAGCTTCCTGGCAAGATCGCCGTGCGCGGAGAAATCACTGGCACGCATCGGGGCGAATTATTCGGGATCGCGCCCACCGGCAAAGCGGTCAGCTTCAGGATCCACGAATTCCACCATCTGGATGGTCAACGCATCACCACGACCTGGCACATGGAAGACTGGTTCGGCCTGTTCCTCCAGCTCGGCCGCTTTCCCTCCCTTTGA
- a CDS encoding LysR family transcriptional regulator: MDFNGVDLNLLAAFDALMQERNVTRAAARMNVSQPAMSAALGRLRTLFDDRLFQRSAAGLLPTPRANELAGPVAIALRQIGALLVSSEHFDPRTAALKFGMGLSDYPAFVLLPALLEALTQAAPAIEIDVHAFSGRDEAVALLDAGKIDLAIGVAPTLQESRILSRQILRDEFVTLLRRDGKRARRLLDLDAYLGMRHVLVSPEGSRYGVVDQALADHGLRRNVQVTLPHMFAVPALLRQTDLAATLPRRVALHSAQAGDLLMFPTPISLPQISFHMIWHRRNDENASQRWLRDRVEEVAATFATAS; this comes from the coding sequence ATGGATTTTAATGGCGTCGACCTGAACCTGCTTGCAGCGTTTGATGCACTCATGCAGGAGCGCAACGTGACGCGCGCTGCCGCACGAATGAACGTGAGCCAGCCCGCGATGAGCGCGGCGCTTGGACGCCTGCGCACGCTGTTCGACGACCGCCTGTTCCAGCGCAGCGCGGCCGGGTTGCTGCCGACGCCCCGCGCCAACGAGCTGGCCGGACCGGTGGCCATCGCCCTGCGGCAGATCGGCGCATTGCTCGTTTCGTCAGAGCATTTTGATCCCCGCACGGCGGCATTGAAGTTTGGAATGGGACTGTCCGACTATCCCGCTTTCGTTCTGCTGCCGGCCCTGCTCGAGGCATTGACGCAGGCGGCACCGGCAATCGAGATCGACGTGCACGCCTTTTCGGGACGCGACGAGGCGGTGGCGCTCCTTGACGCCGGCAAGATCGATCTCGCCATCGGGGTCGCGCCCACCCTGCAGGAAAGCCGCATCCTGAGTCGCCAGATCCTGCGCGATGAGTTCGTGACGCTGTTGCGCCGCGACGGCAAGCGCGCGCGCCGCTTGCTGGACCTCGATGCCTATCTGGGTATGCGGCATGTCCTGGTGTCTCCGGAGGGTAGCCGTTATGGGGTCGTCGACCAGGCGCTCGCCGATCATGGCCTGCGTCGCAACGTGCAGGTCACGCTGCCGCACATGTTCGCGGTGCCCGCGCTGCTGCGGCAAACCGACCTGGCGGCGACGCTTCCGCGCCGGGTTGCTCTGCACTCGGCACAGGCCGGGGACCTGTTGATGTTTCCGACGCCAATCTCTTTGCCGCAGATAAGTTTTCACATGATCTGGCACCGGCGCAACGACGAGAACGCGTCGCAGCGCTGGCTGCGCGATCGTGTCGAGGAGGTGGCTGCCACGTTCGCGACGGCGTCATGA
- a CDS encoding universal stress protein, with translation MYKTILVHVDGSPAQESRVRAAAIVAKKQGSHLVGCQSTGITWLDLSLSAGSMNAPHPLIDFDALRAAGARLLDAFALQAQRAGAGSVETRLADDLPDASLQLQARYADLVVLSQDAPSSANLFPGRRHLPEQLVVRCPRPILVVPAGYRSAPIASTIVAGWDGSIQAMHALSAALPLLATADRVALALINPDERSGLHGEEPGADMALYLARHRVEVEVVVQRTAQAPAQALLTLARQSGAGLIVAGAYGHSRYREWVLGGTTRALLSQAQIPLLLAH, from the coding sequence GTGTATAAAACCATTCTTGTTCACGTCGACGGCAGCCCTGCGCAGGAAAGCAGGGTGCGCGCCGCCGCCATCGTCGCCAAAAAGCAGGGTTCGCATCTCGTCGGCTGCCAATCGACGGGCATCACATGGCTCGACCTGTCCCTGTCGGCAGGGTCGATGAACGCCCCTCATCCCCTGATCGACTTCGACGCGCTGCGCGCGGCCGGCGCCAGGCTGCTGGATGCCTTCGCCCTGCAGGCGCAGCGGGCGGGCGCCGGATCGGTGGAAACGCGGCTGGCGGACGACCTGCCCGACGCCAGCCTGCAACTGCAGGCGCGCTATGCGGACCTGGTCGTGCTGAGCCAGGACGCGCCTTCCAGCGCCAATCTTTTCCCGGGACGCCGTCACCTGCCGGAACAGCTCGTCGTGCGCTGCCCCCGGCCCATTCTCGTGGTGCCGGCGGGATACCGCTCGGCGCCGATCGCCAGCACCATCGTCGCGGGGTGGGATGGCAGCATCCAGGCAATGCACGCCCTGAGCGCCGCCCTGCCCCTCCTCGCCACCGCCGATCGCGTCGCGCTGGCGCTGATCAATCCCGACGAACGATCGGGCTTGCACGGCGAGGAGCCCGGCGCCGACATGGCGCTCTATCTGGCGCGCCACCGCGTCGAGGTCGAGGTGGTGGTGCAGCGAACCGCCCAGGCGCCAGCCCAGGCACTGCTGACGCTGGCCCGGCAGAGCGGCGCCGGACTCATCGTGGCCGGAGCCTATGGCCACAGCCGTTACCGTGAATGGGTGCTGGGCGGTACGACCCGTGCGTTGCTGAGCCAGGCGCAGATTCCGCTCTTGCTCGCTCACTGA
- a CDS encoding thermostable hemolysin: MPLTLPTPPCRPGHVSAAGDDRADGLDGLELVPPGHPARPALEAFIGAQFARTYGARLAHFCPTLAGHRDADGTWVAALGYTPAADAGLFLEQYLDLPVETAIAGHVGHPVARGDVVEVGNLAAIDAGAGRRLIVAMTRHLHRQGLAWVTFTATRALLNSFARLRLTPSVLAEADPARLADAGRGWGTYYATHPQVMFGNIGFGHDHLAR, encoded by the coding sequence GTGCCGCTTACCCTGCCAACCCCGCCCTGCCGGCCAGGCCACGTGTCCGCCGCGGGCGACGATCGGGCCGACGGCCTGGACGGCCTTGAACTGGTTCCGCCGGGACATCCCGCGCGGCCTGCGCTGGAAGCCTTTATCGGCGCGCAATTTGCCCGCACGTACGGGGCGCGGCTCGCGCATTTCTGCCCCACGCTGGCGGGACACCGCGACGCCGACGGAACGTGGGTCGCGGCGCTGGGTTACACGCCGGCCGCGGATGCCGGCCTGTTCCTCGAGCAGTACCTCGATTTGCCGGTCGAGACCGCCATCGCCGGACACGTCGGCCATCCGGTCGCGCGCGGCGACGTGGTCGAGGTCGGCAATCTGGCCGCCATCGACGCCGGCGCGGGACGCAGGCTGATCGTGGCCATGACGCGCCACCTGCACCGCCAGGGCCTGGCCTGGGTCACCTTCACCGCCACCCGCGCGCTGCTCAATTCGTTCGCGCGGCTGCGGTTGACGCCGTCGGTGCTGGCCGAGGCCGATCCGGCGCGGCTGGCGGACGCCGGGCGCGGCTGGGGCACGTACTACGCCACCCATCCGCAAGTCATGTTCGGCAATATCGGATTCGGCCATGACCATCTGGCGCGCTAA
- a CDS encoding AMP-binding protein: MERRHARRPREHARAAPARHLPPGAALAILADNGPDWIAVDLAVHEAGMTLVPLPGFFTPEQWRHALAAGAVEGMFCADPRHAALLGFGERAGATGALALHLGPRPAPTVPPGVQKVTFTSGTTAQPKGVCLGSAQQWELARVLAGELAALDIRRHLNLLPLAVLLENIAGAYTALLSGAATICLPLAQTGLRGAASFDPVLCLDTIARTRAESVILLPQMLQALVAAARAGDSRLHTLKFIAVGGARTPPALIEAAHAKGFPVYEGYGLSECGSVVSLNLPGQARHGSAGRPLPNRQVRIAADGEIEVGGGAMAGYLGGPAPAPDAWIGTGDLGRLDADGYLHVDGRKSNVLVTAYGRNVSPEWPETLLLGTGVAAQALVVGEARPFLAAAIVPAHPDLPDAAIAAAVAGVNRALPDYARIGAWFRSAPFGEADGTATANGRLRRAAARARCAPEIDRLYL; the protein is encoded by the coding sequence CTGGAGCGGCGACATGCTCGACGACCGCGTGAACACGCTCGCGCGGCTCCTGCGCGCCACCTGCCGCCCGGGGCGGCGCTGGCGATTCTGGCCGACAACGGGCCGGACTGGATCGCGGTCGACCTTGCCGTGCACGAGGCCGGCATGACGCTGGTGCCGCTGCCGGGCTTCTTCACGCCCGAACAATGGCGCCACGCGCTGGCGGCGGGGGCGGTGGAAGGCATGTTCTGCGCCGACCCGCGCCATGCGGCGCTGCTGGGCTTCGGCGAGCGCGCCGGCGCGACGGGAGCGCTGGCGCTGCACCTCGGCCCGCGGCCGGCGCCCACCGTGCCTCCCGGCGTGCAGAAGGTCACCTTCACCTCCGGCACCACGGCCCAGCCGAAAGGGGTGTGCCTCGGATCGGCGCAGCAATGGGAACTGGCGCGCGTGCTGGCCGGCGAACTGGCCGCGCTGGACATCCGCCGCCACCTCAACCTGCTGCCGCTGGCGGTATTGCTGGAAAACATCGCCGGCGCCTACACCGCCTTGCTGTCGGGCGCGGCGACCATCTGCCTGCCGCTGGCCCAGACCGGCCTGCGCGGTGCGGCCTCGTTCGACCCGGTGCTGTGCCTGGACACGATCGCGCGCACGCGCGCCGAAAGCGTGATCCTGCTGCCGCAGATGCTGCAGGCGCTGGTCGCGGCGGCGCGCGCGGGCGACAGCCGCCTGCACACGCTGAAGTTCATCGCGGTCGGCGGCGCCAGGACGCCGCCGGCCCTGATCGAGGCGGCGCATGCCAAAGGCTTTCCTGTGTACGAGGGCTATGGCCTCTCGGAGTGCGGTTCGGTCGTCTCGCTGAACCTGCCCGGGCAGGCGCGCCACGGCAGCGCCGGGCGCCCGCTGCCGAACCGGCAGGTGCGCATCGCCGCGGACGGCGAGATCGAGGTGGGCGGCGGCGCGATGGCCGGCTACCTCGGCGGGCCGGCCCCGGCGCCGGATGCCTGGATCGGCACGGGCGACCTGGGCCGTCTCGACGCCGACGGCTATCTCCATGTCGACGGCCGCAAGAGCAATGTGCTGGTGACCGCGTATGGCCGCAACGTCTCGCCCGAGTGGCCCGAGACGCTGTTGCTCGGCACCGGCGTGGCGGCCCAGGCGCTGGTCGTGGGCGAGGCGCGTCCCTTCCTGGCGGCGGCCATCGTGCCGGCCCATCCCGACCTGCCCGACGCCGCGATCGCGGCCGCCGTGGCCGGCGTCAACCGCGCATTGCCGGATTACGCGCGCATCGGCGCCTGGTTCCGCAGCGCGCCGTTCGGCGAGGCCGACGGCACCGCCACCGCCAACGGGCGCCTGCGCCGCGCCGCCGCGCGCGCGCGCTGCGCCCCCGAGATCGACCGACTGTATCTTTGA
- a CDS encoding TenA family transcriptional regulator, producing MQFYDILCQRTGPDRQRLFDVPVIGDALRGDIDRGQYVAFLTQAYHHVKHTAPLMMACGSRLGDEYGWLRRAVADYIEEEIGHEEWILSDIAACGADPDGARRSRPHPATEVMVAYAYHQIDRGNPVGFFGMVHVLEGTSTALATQAAGTIRQALGLPQDAFSYLTSHGSLDLEHVAFFEGLVNRLEREADREAVVDCARMMYRLYGDIFRGLPRRADALAGA from the coding sequence ATGCAGTTCTATGACATCCTGTGCCAGCGCACCGGCCCCGACCGCCAGCGATTGTTCGATGTTCCGGTCATCGGCGACGCGCTGCGTGGAGACATCGACCGCGGCCAGTACGTGGCCTTCCTGACCCAGGCCTATCACCACGTCAAGCACACGGCGCCCCTGATGATGGCCTGCGGCAGCCGCCTCGGCGACGAATACGGCTGGCTGCGCCGCGCCGTGGCCGACTACATCGAGGAAGAGATCGGGCACGAGGAATGGATCCTGTCCGACATCGCGGCCTGCGGCGCCGATCCCGACGGCGCGCGCCGTTCGCGTCCGCATCCTGCCACCGAGGTGATGGTGGCCTACGCCTATCACCAGATCGACCGCGGCAACCCGGTCGGCTTCTTCGGCATGGTCCACGTCCTGGAGGGCACCAGCACCGCGCTGGCGACCCAGGCCGCCGGGACGATCCGCCAGGCGCTGGGACTGCCGCAGGACGCGTTCAGCTACCTCACCTCGCACGGCAGCCTCGACCTGGAACACGTCGCCTTCTTCGAAGGCCTGGTGAACCGCCTCGAGCGCGAGGCCGACCGCGAGGCGGTGGTCGATTGTGCGCGCATGATGTACCGCCTGTACGGCGACATCTTCCGCGGCCTGCCCCGGCGCGCCGATGCGCTGGCGGGGGCCTGA
- a CDS encoding SDR family oxidoreductase, translated as MWRLVLTGASGGIGQALAEALAPRCAALMLVGRDGPALEALRARLGPDKVRVVQGDLTQDATLAAVEAAARAMGGADLLINNAGVNAFHDFTTQEPAALRALLDVNLLAPMLLTQRLLPQLRQAGRAQVINVGSLFGYLGYPGFAGYCASKAGLRGFTQALRRELADTGIAARHFIPRATRTPINAGAVDALNAEMGVAVDQPGDVARQLLDFLDGTAWERKAGLREALLVLVNQLLPSLPDRAIRGQLAIIQRHMPGQSWRNKRSAS; from the coding sequence ATGTGGCGCCTGGTCCTCACCGGCGCGTCGGGCGGCATCGGCCAGGCCCTGGCCGAGGCGCTGGCGCCGCGCTGCGCCGCGCTGATGCTGGTCGGGCGCGACGGCCCCGCGCTGGAAGCGCTGCGCGCGCGGCTGGGCCCCGACAAGGTCCGCGTCGTCCAGGGCGACCTGACGCAGGACGCGACGCTGGCCGCGGTGGAGGCCGCAGCCAGGGCGATGGGCGGCGCCGACCTCCTGATCAACAACGCGGGCGTCAACGCCTTCCACGATTTCACGACCCAGGAGCCGGCGGCGCTGCGCGCGCTGCTGGACGTGAACCTGCTGGCGCCGATGCTGCTGACCCAGCGCCTGTTGCCGCAACTGCGCCAGGCGGGGCGCGCCCAGGTGATCAATGTCGGTTCGCTGTTCGGCTACCTGGGCTATCCGGGATTCGCGGGCTATTGCGCCAGCAAGGCCGGCCTGCGCGGCTTCACCCAGGCGCTGCGGCGCGAGCTGGCCGACACCGGCATCGCGGCGCGCCATTTCATCCCGCGCGCGACCCGCACGCCGATCAACGCGGGCGCGGTCGATGCGCTCAACGCCGAAATGGGCGTGGCGGTGGACCAGCCGGGCGACGTGGCGCGCCAGCTACTCGATTTCCTGGACGGGACTGCCTGGGAACGCAAGGCGGGGTTGAGGGAGGCGCTGCTGGTGCTGGTCAACCAGCTGCTGCCGTCCTTGCCGGACCGCGCGATCCGCGGACAGCTCGCCATCATCCAACGACACATGCCGGGCCAGTCCTGGCGCAACAAGAGGAGTGCATCATGA
- a CDS encoding tetratricopeptide repeat protein: MNTSRFFFVAIGVWMALSGLALTALAAPADDAIGALQQRWEQIKYRSAAGEQERGFAALTAEADAALARHPDSAPLLIWHGIIVASHAGAKGGLGALGLAKDARKDFEAALKRDPQALAGSAYTSLGSLYYQVPGWPIGFGDDRKAQDLLKQGLALNPDGIDANYFYGDYLYRKGDLDGAERYLRKALQAAPRPGRKLADEGRRSEAETLLAQVAAKRK, from the coding sequence ATGAATACCAGCAGGTTCTTTTTCGTCGCCATCGGCGTGTGGATGGCCTTGTCGGGGCTTGCCCTGACCGCGCTGGCCGCTCCGGCCGACGATGCGATCGGTGCGCTGCAGCAGCGCTGGGAGCAGATAAAATACCGCAGCGCCGCTGGCGAGCAGGAGCGTGGTTTCGCCGCCCTGACGGCCGAGGCCGACGCGGCGCTGGCGCGCCACCCCGACAGCGCGCCGCTGCTGATCTGGCACGGGATCATCGTGGCCAGCCACGCAGGCGCCAAGGGCGGCCTCGGCGCGCTCGGCCTGGCGAAAGACGCCCGCAAGGACTTCGAGGCCGCGCTCAAGCGCGATCCGCAAGCCCTGGCCGGATCCGCCTACACCAGCCTCGGCAGCCTGTATTATCAGGTGCCGGGCTGGCCGATCGGCTTCGGCGACGACCGCAAGGCGCAGGACCTGCTGAAGCAGGGGCTGGCGCTCAATCCCGACGGGATCGACGCCAACTACTTCTACGGCGACTACCTGTACCGCAAGGGCGACCTGGACGGCGCCGAGCGTTACCTGCGCAAGGCGTTGCAGGCGGCGCCCCGTCCCGGGCGCAAGCTGGCCGACGAGGGCCGCAGGAGCGAGGCCGAAACGCTGCTGGCGCAGGTCGCGGCCAAGCGCAAGTAA
- a CDS encoding response regulator transcription factor, whose product MRILLVEDDASLASGLRLALERAGYALEHVGDGVAAVAALAHNGFDLAILDLGLPRLDGVAVLERVRRGGNALPVLVLSARDAVRDRIAALDLGADDYLTKPFDVDELLARVRVLERRRAGLPVNQLRFGDLELDLAAMSVSWKNARIELQHREFMLLKRLVEQPNKVFSRAELEESLYGWGEGVASNAIDVYVHHVRRKTDPDLIKTVRGLGYRIGQPAA is encoded by the coding sequence ATGAGGATATTGCTGGTGGAGGACGATGCGTCGCTGGCCTCGGGCCTGCGGCTGGCGCTCGAGCGCGCCGGCTACGCGCTCGAGCATGTGGGGGATGGCGTGGCGGCGGTGGCGGCGCTGGCGCACAACGGCTTCGATCTGGCCATCCTGGACCTGGGCCTGCCGCGCCTGGACGGCGTCGCGGTGCTGGAGCGGGTGCGGCGCGGCGGCAACGCGCTGCCGGTGCTGGTGCTGTCGGCGCGCGACGCCGTGCGCGACCGCATCGCGGCGCTCGACCTGGGCGCCGACGACTACCTGACCAAGCCGTTCGACGTCGACGAGCTGCTGGCCAGGGTCAGGGTGCTGGAACGCCGGCGCGCCGGCCTGCCGGTCAACCAGCTGCGCTTCGGCGACCTCGAGCTCGACCTGGCCGCGATGTCGGTCAGCTGGAAGAACGCGCGCATCGAGCTGCAGCACCGCGAATTCATGCTGCTCAAGCGCCTGGTGGAACAGCCGAACAAGGTCTTCAGCCGCGCCGAGCTCGAGGAATCGCTGTATGGGTGGGGAGAGGGCGTGGCCAGCAATGCGATCGACGTCTATGTGCACCACGTGCGCCGCAAGACCGATCCAGACCTGATCAAGACCGTGCGCGGCCTCGGCTACCGGATCGGGCAGCCCGCCGCATGA
- a CDS encoding sensor histidine kinase, translating into MRARRYSIRRRLIRRTMVCMLLILGGISLVAHLFAGHESEEFFSARLASSARVLESLVAHQLDTATIAAPIEIPIPGQVGHHGGASAYGHPYEHKIAFQVWSAEGRLLARSASAPVTPFAPLAAGFSSKRVDGDLWQAFALRSGGVWVLVAEKDEVREEMVEQLAASVLGPVVVGGLLLALVVNLVLSANLAPLRGLADAIARREPESLAPVELSDLPEELAPVVDELNSLLARVRAAFEREQQFIDAAAHEIRTPIAAVQLHVQNALRAADAAERDGSLDEAVRALRRTTQLAEQLLTFSRLASGTDLALRRRVSLAEVCREVIALEEPLLDRRGQSLGLDAPCDCAVAGDPYRLQQLLRNLIDNASQHGMAQGDVDVSIACGDGVALLRVANDGAPVPDHECENVFRPYYRLRPGGGQGAGLGLSIVREIAGQHGATVALARKADGQGCVVTVAFPAWVAE; encoded by the coding sequence ATGAGGGCCCGCCGCTATTCCATCCGCAGGCGCCTGATCCGGCGCACGATGGTCTGCATGCTGCTGATTCTTGGCGGCATCTCGCTGGTCGCGCACCTGTTCGCGGGGCACGAATCCGAAGAATTCTTCAGCGCGCGCCTGGCCAGTTCGGCGCGCGTGCTCGAGAGTCTCGTCGCGCACCAGCTCGACACCGCGACCATCGCCGCGCCGATCGAGATTCCGATCCCCGGCCAGGTCGGCCATCACGGCGGAGCGAGCGCCTACGGCCATCCTTACGAACACAAGATCGCGTTCCAGGTCTGGAGCGCCGAAGGCCGGCTGCTGGCCCGTTCGGCATCGGCGCCGGTGACGCCGTTCGCGCCCCTGGCGGCCGGCTTCAGCAGCAAGCGGGTGGACGGCGACCTGTGGCAGGCCTTCGCGCTGCGCTCGGGCGGCGTCTGGGTCCTGGTCGCCGAAAAGGACGAGGTGCGCGAAGAGATGGTCGAACAGCTGGCCGCCTCGGTGCTGGGGCCGGTGGTGGTCGGCGGCCTCCTGCTGGCGCTGGTGGTCAACCTGGTGCTGTCGGCCAACCTGGCGCCGCTGCGCGGCCTGGCCGATGCGATCGCACGGCGCGAGCCGGAGTCGCTGGCCCCGGTCGAGTTGTCCGACCTGCCCGAGGAGCTGGCGCCGGTGGTCGACGAACTCAACAGCCTGCTGGCGCGCGTACGCGCCGCCTTCGAGCGCGAGCAGCAGTTCATCGACGCCGCCGCGCATGAGATTCGCACCCCGATCGCCGCCGTGCAATTGCATGTGCAAAACGCCCTGCGCGCGGCCGACGCCGCCGAACGCGACGGGTCGCTGGACGAGGCGGTGCGTGCGCTGCGGCGCACCACCCAGCTGGCCGAGCAGCTGCTGACGTTCAGCCGCCTGGCCTCCGGCACCGACCTGGCGCTGCGGCGCCGGGTGTCGCTGGCGGAGGTCTGCCGCGAGGTGATCGCCCTGGAGGAGCCGCTGCTCGACCGCCGGGGCCAGTCGCTCGGGCTCGACGCCCCCTGCGACTGCGCGGTCGCCGGGGATCCGTATCGCCTGCAGCAACTGCTGCGCAATCTGATCGACAACGCCTCGCAGCACGGAATGGCGCAGGGCGACGTCGACGTGTCCATCGCCTGCGGCGACGGGGTGGCGCTGCTGCGGGTGGCGAACGACGGCGCGCCGGTGCCCGATCATGAATGCGAGAACGTGTTCCGGCCCTATTACCGGCTGAGGCCGGGCGGCGGGCAGGGGGCGGGGCTCGGGCTGAGCATCGTCAGGGAAATCGCCGGCCAGCATGGGGCCACGGTCGCGCTCGCGCGCAAAGCGGATGGACAAGGCTGCGTGGTCACCGTGGCGTTTCCGGCATGGGTAGCGGAGTGA
- a CDS encoding DUF1540 domain-containing protein: METISIELTLVSACFVGECAYNAHGGCHARAITIGNGVHPGCDTCLTATPHARSTERRAGVGACKMSACWHNDDYECTAEKIAVGHGAEGACCLTFQQRALPAAPARDRPHT; this comes from the coding sequence ATGGAAACGATTTCCATCGAGCTGACGCTCGTCAGCGCCTGCTTCGTCGGCGAGTGTGCCTATAACGCGCATGGCGGTTGCCACGCGCGGGCGATCACGATCGGGAACGGGGTGCATCCGGGATGCGACACCTGCCTGACCGCGACGCCGCATGCCAGGTCCACGGAGCGCCGTGCCGGCGTGGGCGCCTGCAAGATGTCGGCTTGCTGGCATAACGACGACTACGAGTGTACGGCCGAAAAGATCGCGGTCGGCCACGGCGCCGAAGGAGCCTGCTGCCTGACGTTCCAGCAGCGCGCGCTTCCCGCGGCGCCGGCGCGCGACCGTCCGCATACCTGA
- a CDS encoding L,D-transpeptidase family protein codes for MARPQLPRAAARAGRTLHALHALLALLTLLPPSGWATVPARLPGAAQAPCAAGAGDACRPAPAQAQEQEPAWLADGQALARSALGLLAGAADDGLDPAHYGLDALARRMPQIDGPDAAAQFERDLGAAMRAFVTDLHGGRIPPSRRARYADPAPFDAARHLAAAAGEGRLAQAVRDAAPAIPPYERVRASLRHYRELARRAPGPFALPPVAASGLAPGARYDGAAQLRERLLLLGDLPPGAEASAHDADRYTEALAQALRRFQMRHGLAPDGVLGPATLEALAVPLDHRVDQLALTLERLRWLPRLPDGPAVVVNLPAYRLWAFDRGGSAAPLEMRIIVGKAAGTPTPQFLGQMRHVEFNPYWNVPRSILMGEIMPRIARDPAYLRDNDMEALGPSGTAAPASGGALLAGLRSGALRLRQRPGPRNVLGAVKFALPNPMNIYLHGTATPALFGRARRDLSHGCIRVEDPVGLAHFVLDAAPAWRAGGVEAAIAGGRNLVVPLPAPVPVILFYATAMIDRHGRVLFADDIYRRDPGLIDLLKAPPRAGAAHAVGLRWRPPA; via the coding sequence ATGGCGCGACCGCAACTGCCGCGCGCTGCCGCCCGAGCCGGCCGCACTCTGCACGCCCTGCACGCCCTGCTCGCCCTGCTCACCCTGCTCCCGCCATCGGGGTGGGCCACCGTGCCGGCGCGCCTGCCGGGCGCCGCCCAGGCGCCGTGCGCCGCGGGCGCCGGCGATGCCTGCCGGCCTGCGCCGGCGCAAGCGCAAGAGCAAGAACCCGCGTGGCTGGCGGACGGGCAAGCGCTTGCGCGCTCTGCGCTCGGCCTGCTCGCGGGCGCCGCCGACGACGGCCTCGATCCGGCGCATTACGGCCTGGATGCGCTGGCGCGCCGCATGCCGCAAATCGATGGGCCCGACGCGGCGGCGCAATTCGAACGCGACCTCGGTGCGGCCATGCGCGCCTTCGTGACCGACCTGCATGGCGGCCGCATCCCCCCATCCAGGCGGGCGCGCTACGCCGACCCGGCCCCGTTCGATGCCGCGCGCCACCTCGCGGCGGCGGCCGGCGAGGGACGGCTGGCACAGGCGGTGCGCGACGCCGCGCCCGCCATTCCTCCCTATGAGCGGGTGCGCGCATCGCTGCGCCACTACCGGGAGCTGGCGCGCCGCGCTCCTGGGCCCTTCGCGCTGCCGCCGGTCGCCGCATCCGGCCTGGCGCCCGGCGCCCGCTACGACGGCGCCGCGCAGCTGCGCGAGCGCCTGCTGCTGCTGGGCGACCTGCCCCCCGGCGCCGAGGCGTCCGCACACGACGCCGACCGCTACACCGAGGCGCTGGCGCAGGCGCTGCGCCGTTTCCAGATGCGCCATGGCCTGGCGCCGGATGGCGTGCTGGGGCCGGCCACCCTGGAGGCGCTGGCGGTCCCGCTTGACCACCGGGTCGACCAGCTCGCGCTGACGCTGGAGCGACTGCGCTGGCTGCCGCGCCTGCCGGACGGACCCGCCGTGGTCGTCAACCTGCCGGCCTACCGCCTGTGGGCGTTCGACCGCGGCGGGTCGGCCGCACCGCTCGAGATGCGCATCATCGTCGGCAAGGCCGCCGGCACGCCCACGCCCCAGTTCCTCGGCCAGATGCGCCACGTCGAGTTCAATCCCTACTGGAACGTGCCGCGCAGCATACTGATGGGCGAGATCATGCCGAGGATCGCGCGCGACCCCGCCTACCTGCGCGACAACGACATGGAGGCGCTCGGGCCGTCCGGGACGGCGGCGCCGGCGTCAGGCGGCGCGCTGCTGGCGGGCCTGCGCTCCGGCGCGCTCAGGCTGCGCCAGCGGCCCGGGCCGCGCAACGTGCTGGGCGCGGTCAAGTTCGCGCTGCCCAACCCGATGAACATCTACCTGCACGGCACCGCAACGCCGGCCCTGTTCGGCCGCGCGCGGCGCGACCTGAGCCATGGCTGCATCCGGGTCGAGGATCCGGTCGGCCTGGCGCATTTCGTGCTCGACGCGGCGCCGGCGTGGCGCGCGGGCGGCGTCGAAGCCGCCATCGCGGGCGGGCGCAATCTGGTCGTGCCGCTGCCGGCGCCGGTGCCCGTCATCCTCTTCTACGCCACCGCCATGATCGACCGGCATGGGCGCGTGCTGTTCGCCGACGACATCTACCGGCGCGACCCCGGTCTGATCGACCTGCTGAAAGCGCCGCCGCGCGCGGGCGCGGCGCATGCCGTGGGCTTGCGCTGGCGACCGCCGGCATGA